From Levilactobacillus zymae, a single genomic window includes:
- a CDS encoding PDZ domain-containing protein, whose translation MRTLFVLGSFFLQPLLWLAILRSWLTSRARIKRERHDFSSAVDSDHYELRHMLTQGLMLGVGLSVLNLIVGASLPLVWVLSYEALAFLSLVIFPTTLLPVTLLVVSTLVATYGDHWLPKGNLTELGLSWGSVPASSFAWLLVVAFLGLGHWIAHYGGRFASPRIYAKQRGKRIAGYPWRELLVIPLVTLIPGDWFNSSWRFWPLLTLHGHSFAVIILPLLLGVRFTVFREKPRVVYQRLAHHILVLAGLALLSVGWLLWRPQDLAVVVIVLLVCYGGCLWRAKRYDQRQSFWYSQVDDGVRVLAIRPGTPAVKLNLAAGDIILECNHQAVNSETAFYEALLLNPTYCHLRVRNMAGDLKVTETAIYSGAPHEIGIVLFRDQEG comes from the coding sequence ATGCGGACATTGTTCGTTTTGGGCAGTTTCTTTTTGCAGCCCCTCTTGTGGTTAGCCATTCTGCGTTCGTGGTTGACCAGTCGTGCGCGAATCAAACGCGAACGGCATGACTTCAGTAGCGCGGTGGATAGTGACCATTACGAGTTACGCCACATGCTGACCCAGGGACTGATGTTGGGCGTTGGCCTGTCGGTGTTAAACCTGATTGTGGGAGCCAGCTTACCATTAGTTTGGGTCCTGAGCTATGAAGCCTTGGCGTTCCTCTCGCTGGTGATCTTTCCCACGACACTATTGCCAGTGACCCTACTGGTGGTGAGCACGTTGGTGGCCACGTACGGGGATCACTGGCTGCCTAAGGGGAATCTAACGGAACTGGGTCTCAGCTGGGGGTCAGTTCCCGCTAGTAGTTTCGCTTGGTTATTAGTCGTGGCCTTTTTAGGCTTAGGGCATTGGATTGCCCATTACGGCGGCCGGTTCGCTAGTCCCCGGATTTACGCTAAGCAGCGGGGCAAACGCATTGCCGGTTATCCCTGGCGTGAATTGCTGGTAATCCCCCTGGTAACGTTAATTCCCGGTGATTGGTTTAATAGTTCGTGGCGGTTTTGGCCACTGCTGACGCTACACGGGCACTCGTTTGCCGTGATCATCTTACCCTTGCTGTTGGGGGTTCGGTTCACGGTCTTTCGGGAAAAACCACGGGTGGTTTATCAGCGCTTAGCCCACCATATCTTAGTTTTGGCCGGTTTAGCCTTGCTGAGTGTGGGGTGGTTACTCTGGCGGCCGCAGGATCTTGCCGTGGTTGTCATCGTCTTGTTGGTTTGTTACGGGGGTTGTTTATGGCGAGCCAAACGCTATGACCAACGGCAGTCCTTTTGGTATTCTCAAGTAGATGACGGGGTGCGGGTCCTGGCAATTCGGCCGGGAACACCGGCGGTCAAGTTAAACTTAGCGGCGGGGGACATTATTTTGGAATGTAACCACCAAGCGGTTAACAGTGAAACCGCCTTTTACGAAGCGCTATTACTTAATCCAACGTATTGTCATTTGCGGGTGCGAAACATGGCAGGTGATTTGAAAGTAACGGAAACGGCCATTTATTCCGGGGCACCACATGAAATCGGGATAGTTCTATTCAGAGATCAGGAGGGGTAA
- a CDS encoding response regulator transcription factor, producing the protein MSRVLVVDDEPAIVTLLQYNLEQADYQVVTAIDGEQALKLAEHEQFDVILLDLMLPKLDGVEVTKRLRQEKIKTPIIMITAKTSEFDTVVGLELGADDYITKPFSPREVLARMKAVMRRYHDDATPQTAVDNGHVIHIAGLSIDQDKFRVKRGQQTIDLTPKEFELLLFFAKRPGKVWSREQLLEGVWGFDYSGQTRMVDIHVSHLREKIEADPKHPQLLKTVRGFGYTFEAPHE; encoded by the coding sequence ATGAGTAGAGTGCTAGTCGTGGATGATGAACCAGCGATTGTGACGTTGTTACAGTATAATCTGGAGCAAGCGGATTATCAGGTTGTCACGGCCATTGACGGGGAACAGGCCTTAAAGCTGGCAGAACATGAACAATTTGACGTGATTTTGTTAGATCTGATGCTGCCGAAGTTGGATGGCGTCGAGGTGACGAAGCGCCTGCGGCAAGAAAAAATTAAGACGCCCATCATCATGATTACGGCTAAGACCAGTGAATTTGACACCGTGGTTGGCTTGGAATTGGGTGCCGATGATTATATTACTAAACCGTTCAGTCCACGAGAGGTGCTGGCGCGGATGAAGGCCGTCATGCGGCGGTATCACGATGATGCAACGCCACAAACGGCCGTGGACAACGGCCACGTCATTCACATCGCTGGGCTCAGTATCGATCAGGACAAGTTCCGGGTTAAGCGGGGGCAACAAACCATTGACCTCACCCCCAAGGAGTTCGAACTGCTTTTATTCTTTGCCAAGCGCCCGGGCAAGGTCTGGAGCCGCGAGCAGTTACTCGAAGGCGTCTGGGGCTTTGACTATAGCGGTCAGACACGGATGGTCGATATCCACGTGTCCCATTTAAGAGAAAAAATCGAAGCGGATCCCAAGCATCCCCAACTCCTAAAGACGGTTCGGGGGTTCGGTTACACCTTTGAGGCGCCCCATGAGTAA
- a CDS encoding ATP-binding protein: MSKQMLGVSGVALLIINTLLVWCLRPDSLGIAIGIGWSFAVIEWGGLLLYQRWAQQRISILTRKVEKMRHAEAPAHVLLSPHDPFYQLALQINYLQTHQRKLRRKMAGQNQEFATLLDYLPVGVMVIDRYRKVELANPAMEQFLQQQVSPRRHPFTQDVQQFELASLINTALNERQIQHQVLKLPGTPNERTVDVQVVYTATSQDFFQVLVLLYDVTEVYAVEQMQLDFVSNASHELKTPVTAIAGFAKTLLAGAKDDPDKLVEFLKIIDQQSDRLVELINDVLTISHIESGNAVEINQVPVGQQLAAQVHLLEPLAAVNQVTLQNQVPVDFVAATDQRKLDQIVKNVLSNAIKYNRPQGTVTLSTATTPTTWSLTVADTGIGISQQDQLRVFERFYRADVSHSNQRVSGSGLGLAIVRELVKALNGKLALQSELGSGTTVTLTFPRATPTTADSASTGPAD, from the coding sequence ATGAGTAAGCAAATGTTGGGAGTAAGCGGGGTGGCTCTTTTGATCATTAACACGCTATTAGTGTGGTGTTTACGCCCCGATAGCTTGGGCATCGCCATCGGGATTGGGTGGTCGTTCGCCGTGATTGAGTGGGGCGGCTTATTGCTCTACCAGCGGTGGGCCCAGCAGCGCATTTCAATTCTGACCCGTAAGGTTGAAAAAATGCGGCACGCGGAGGCCCCGGCGCACGTGTTATTGTCCCCCCACGATCCGTTTTATCAACTGGCCCTCCAGATCAACTATCTGCAAACTCATCAACGGAAACTTCGACGGAAGATGGCGGGGCAAAATCAGGAGTTTGCGACCCTGCTTGACTACCTCCCGGTGGGGGTCATGGTAATTGACCGGTACCGAAAGGTTGAGTTGGCTAATCCGGCCATGGAACAGTTCTTGCAACAGCAAGTGTCGCCGCGGCGGCACCCGTTCACGCAGGACGTGCAGCAATTCGAACTGGCCAGTCTGATTAACACAGCGCTTAACGAGCGGCAGATCCAACACCAGGTTCTGAAACTACCGGGAACTCCCAACGAACGCACCGTTGACGTGCAAGTGGTCTACACGGCGACCTCCCAAGACTTCTTTCAGGTGCTCGTTTTGCTCTACGACGTCACCGAGGTCTACGCGGTTGAACAGATGCAGTTGGACTTCGTGTCGAACGCTTCGCATGAACTTAAGACGCCGGTGACGGCGATTGCGGGTTTTGCCAAGACGTTGCTCGCGGGGGCGAAGGATGATCCAGATAAGCTGGTTGAGTTCTTGAAGATTATTGATCAGCAAAGCGACCGGCTGGTGGAATTGATTAACGACGTGTTGACCATCTCCCACATCGAGTCCGGGAACGCCGTTGAGATTAATCAGGTACCGGTGGGGCAGCAGTTGGCGGCACAGGTCCATTTGTTAGAGCCCCTAGCGGCGGTCAATCAGGTGACTTTACAAAACCAGGTGCCGGTTGATTTTGTCGCGGCAACCGACCAACGCAAGCTCGATCAGATTGTCAAAAATGTGTTGAGTAACGCCATCAAATACAACCGACCGCAGGGAACCGTGACGCTGAGTACCGCCACCACGCCGACCACTTGGTCGTTGACCGTGGCCGATACCGGAATCGGCATTTCGCAACAGGATCAACTACGCGTCTTTGAACGCTTCTACCGGGCCGACGTTTCCCACTCGAATCAACGGGTGAGTGGCAGTGGGTTAGGGTTGGCCATCGTGCGTGAACTGGTGAAGGCGTTGAATGGTAAGCTGGCTTTGCAAAGTGAACTAGGAAGCGGGACGACCGTCACGTTGACCTTTCCCCGAGCAACACCAACGACCGCGGATTCAGCATCGACGGGGCCGGCAGACTAA
- a CDS encoding phosphate ABC transporter substrate-binding protein — MTKRRWLQGLLLMILVALGIFAYQTRQVSHAGGSITAVGSTALQPLVEAAGEQYTADHLGTFINVQGGGTGTGLSQIQEGAVQIGDSDLFAAEQKGIRAKGLVDHRVAVVGITPIVNRKNGITHLTTKQLTAVFTGQATNWKQVGGKDLPIVLINRAQGSGTRATFEQFGIAGHQAKTAQEQDSSGMVRQIVQTTPGAISYVAFSYVTKAVQAVSLNGVAPTEANVVTNRWKIWSYEHLYTKGQPTGLTKDFIAYVQSPTIQKTLVRQLGYLSPSQMHVERDVNGQVTPIGGTRS, encoded by the coding sequence ATGACAAAACGACGATGGTTACAGGGCTTACTCCTCATGATTTTAGTAGCCCTGGGAATCTTTGCGTACCAGACCCGCCAGGTGAGTCATGCGGGCGGATCAATCACGGCAGTGGGCTCCACGGCTTTACAGCCTTTGGTTGAAGCGGCCGGTGAACAATACACGGCCGACCACCTGGGCACGTTTATCAACGTGCAAGGCGGGGGAACCGGGACCGGGCTGAGCCAGATTCAAGAAGGCGCCGTCCAAATCGGGGATTCCGATTTATTTGCGGCTGAACAAAAGGGCATCCGGGCTAAGGGCCTGGTCGACCACCGGGTTGCGGTGGTGGGCATTACGCCGATCGTCAACCGTAAGAATGGCATTACGCACTTAACAACCAAACAATTAACGGCCGTCTTTACTGGTCAAGCCACCAACTGGAAACAGGTCGGCGGCAAGGACCTGCCCATCGTGTTGATTAACCGGGCTCAAGGAAGTGGGACGCGGGCAACCTTTGAACAATTTGGGATTGCCGGCCACCAAGCCAAGACTGCCCAGGAACAAGATTCGTCGGGGATGGTTCGACAAATCGTGCAGACCACTCCCGGAGCCATCAGTTACGTGGCCTTTTCCTATGTAACCAAGGCGGTTCAGGCCGTTAGCTTGAACGGCGTAGCGCCCACTGAAGCCAACGTGGTCACTAACCGCTGGAAGATCTGGTCGTACGAACATCTGTATACCAAGGGCCAGCCTACGGGACTGACCAAAGACTTCATCGCCTACGTGCAATCTCCCACGATTCAGAAAACGCTGGTGCGTCAATTAGGTTACCTGTCGCCCAGCCAGATGCACGTAGAACGTGACGTTAACGGCCAAGTGACGCCGATTGGAGGGACCCGCTCATGA